A section of the Amycolatopsis sp. AA4 genome encodes:
- a CDS encoding class I SAM-dependent methyltransferase: MSTLFDADAAGYDEDTFHPYVAEQLIGGLAPKPGLLVDVAAGTGAASFAALRLEPAAVFAIDLSPAMIEIARAKAADRDPDGRITWQVGSAVPLPIGDGEADAVVCASALHFLGPAALADWRRVLRPGGQLAFSIVSSERFKPTGKFADVIPRDLRVPGTLEEAAALATDAGFSSATAQHVTLDQGDRVRQVFAVFAEA, from the coding sequence GTGAGCACTCTTTTCGACGCCGACGCGGCGGGATACGACGAGGACACCTTCCACCCGTATGTGGCCGAGCAGCTGATCGGCGGCCTGGCCCCGAAACCCGGCCTGCTGGTCGACGTCGCCGCGGGCACCGGCGCGGCCTCCTTCGCGGCACTGCGCCTGGAACCGGCCGCGGTGTTCGCGATCGACCTCTCCCCCGCGATGATCGAGATCGCCCGCGCGAAAGCCGCCGACCGCGACCCGGACGGCCGGATCACGTGGCAGGTCGGCTCCGCGGTCCCGCTGCCGATCGGCGACGGCGAGGCGGACGCGGTCGTCTGCGCGTCCGCACTGCACTTCCTGGGCCCAGCCGCCTTGGCCGACTGGCGGCGAGTGCTCCGCCCGGGCGGGCAGCTGGCGTTCAGCATCGTGTCGTCGGAACGCTTCAAGCCGACCGGCAAATTCGCCGACGTGATCCCGCGAGACCTGCGCGTCCCGGGCACCCTGGAAGAAGCCGCCGCGCTGGCCACTGACGCGGGCTTCAGCTCAGCGACGGCCCAGCACGTGACCCTCGATCAGGGCGACCGGGTACGGCAGGTGTTCGCGGTTTTCGCGGAGGCTTAA
- a CDS encoding DUF2203 domain-containing protein, giving the protein MGLFTVAEARAELARLLPVLAELIRVRADAAELAASLRPGGRDTSLGGLPEWKAAQARLDDLMTAIQATGAELKGFAPLLVDFPSSLDGDDVLLCWLEGDRELSWYHRADLGFAGRRRLPG; this is encoded by the coding sequence ATGGGATTGTTCACCGTAGCCGAGGCCCGAGCCGAACTCGCCCGGTTGCTTCCCGTGCTCGCCGAGCTGATCCGGGTCCGCGCCGACGCCGCCGAACTCGCCGCGTCGCTGCGCCCGGGCGGACGGGACACCAGCCTCGGCGGCCTGCCGGAATGGAAGGCCGCGCAGGCCAGGCTGGACGACCTGATGACCGCGATCCAGGCGACCGGGGCCGAGCTGAAGGGGTTCGCCCCGCTGCTGGTGGACTTCCCGTCCTCGCTCGACGGCGACGACGTGCTGTTGTGCTGGCTCGAAGGCGACCGCGAACTGTCCTGGTACCACCGGGCCGACCTCGGTTTCGCCGGCCGTCGCCGCTTGCCCGGATAA
- a CDS encoding NADP-dependent isocitrate dehydrogenase: MAKIKVQGTVVELDGDEMTRIIWQFIKDKLIHPYLDVNLDYYDLGIEERDRTDDQITIDAANAIKQHGVGVKCATITPDEARVEEFGLKKMWVSPNGTIRNILGGVIFREPIVMRNVPRLVPGWTKPIIIGRHAHGDQYKATNFKVPGPGTLTMTYTPEDGSEPMEFQVANFPEGGGVAMGMFNFRKSIEDFARASLQYGLDREYPVYLSTKNTILKAYDGMFKDVFQEIFETEFKADFDAKGITYEHRLIDDMVAASLKWEGGYVWACKNYDGDVQSDTVAQGFGSLGLMTSVLRTPDGKTVEAEAAHGTVTRHYRQHQQGKPTSTNPIASIYAWTRGLEHRGKLDGNSELIGFANKLEQVVVDTVEGGKMTKDLALLVGKDQEWQTTEEFLATLDENLAKKIAQG, translated from the coding sequence ATGGCCAAGATCAAGGTCCAGGGCACCGTTGTCGAACTCGACGGCGACGAGATGACCCGCATCATCTGGCAGTTCATCAAGGACAAGCTGATCCACCCGTACCTGGACGTCAACCTGGACTACTACGACCTGGGCATCGAGGAGCGGGACCGCACCGACGACCAGATCACGATCGACGCCGCCAACGCCATCAAGCAGCACGGCGTCGGCGTCAAGTGCGCCACGATCACGCCCGACGAGGCGCGCGTGGAGGAGTTCGGCCTCAAGAAGATGTGGGTGTCCCCGAACGGCACCATCCGCAACATCCTCGGCGGCGTGATCTTCCGCGAGCCGATCGTCATGCGGAACGTGCCCCGGCTGGTACCCGGCTGGACCAAGCCGATCATCATCGGCCGGCACGCGCACGGCGACCAGTACAAGGCCACCAACTTCAAGGTTCCCGGCCCGGGCACCCTGACCATGACCTACACCCCCGAAGACGGCTCCGAGCCGATGGAGTTCCAGGTCGCGAACTTCCCCGAGGGCGGCGGCGTCGCGATGGGGATGTTCAACTTCCGCAAGTCGATCGAGGACTTCGCGCGCGCGTCGCTGCAGTACGGCCTCGACCGCGAGTACCCGGTCTACCTGTCGACCAAGAACACCATCCTCAAGGCCTACGACGGCATGTTCAAGGACGTGTTCCAGGAGATCTTCGAGACCGAGTTCAAGGCCGACTTCGACGCCAAGGGCATCACCTACGAGCACCGGCTGATCGACGACATGGTCGCCGCGTCGCTCAAGTGGGAGGGCGGCTACGTCTGGGCGTGCAAGAACTACGACGGCGACGTCCAGTCCGACACCGTCGCGCAGGGCTTCGGTTCGCTCGGCCTGATGACCTCGGTGCTGCGCACGCCGGACGGCAAGACCGTCGAGGCCGAGGCCGCGCACGGCACGGTCACCCGGCACTACCGCCAGCACCAGCAGGGCAAGCCGACCTCCACGAACCCGATCGCCTCGATCTACGCGTGGACCCGCGGCCTCGAGCACCGCGGCAAGCTGGACGGCAACTCCGAGCTGATCGGCTTCGCGAACAAGCTGGAGCAGGTCGTGGTCGACACCGTCGAGGGCGGCAAGATGACCAAGGACCTCGCGCTGCTGGTCGGCAAGGACCAGGAATGGCAGACGACCGAGGAGTTCCTCGCGACGCTGGACGAGAACCTGGCCAAGAAGATCGCGCAGGGCTGA
- a CDS encoding SH3 domain-containing protein, with translation MIIGVVAAVVVIYAFGQKGQADAQGSPTGCKVSVTADVLNARETAAGNGKVVGKYLRGAEFDAQPVVQNGFRKIADGKWVADSFVTPVAGSKC, from the coding sequence ATGATTATCGGAGTCGTCGCCGCGGTCGTGGTCATCTACGCGTTCGGCCAGAAAGGCCAGGCCGACGCGCAGGGGTCCCCGACCGGCTGCAAGGTCTCGGTGACCGCCGACGTGCTCAACGCGCGGGAAACCGCCGCGGGAAACGGGAAAGTCGTCGGGAAGTACTTGCGCGGCGCGGAATTCGACGCGCAACCCGTGGTGCAGAACGGGTTCCGGAAGATTGCCGACGGGAAGTGGGTCGCGGACAGCTTCGTGACGCCGGTTGCCGGGTCGAAGTGCTGA
- a CDS encoding MBL fold metallo-hydrolase, whose product MPRLTVLGSCGAWPEAGRACAGFLLSHQDFHVVLDLGYGAAPQLFRHVPADRLDAVVVTHEHPDHLADVSALGRARHYTTDRKLPMYCTPGTVDRLAAMEPSPAPEEIFDLHDLDPETDLGPFRLTTALLPHHVPNYGVRLTTSGYTLAYTGDTEPAPHLTDLARDADVLLCEATWQGAPPDGPRYLMTAAEAGRLAAAANVRTLVLTHFWPGSDRAVSVAEARAEFAGEVLAAEEGLMLNHA is encoded by the coding sequence ATGCCTCGCTTGACTGTTCTCGGCAGCTGCGGCGCCTGGCCGGAGGCCGGCCGCGCCTGCGCCGGATTCCTGCTGTCCCACCAGGATTTCCACGTCGTACTCGACCTCGGCTACGGTGCCGCGCCGCAGCTCTTCCGGCACGTCCCCGCCGACCGCCTCGACGCGGTCGTCGTGACCCACGAGCACCCCGACCACCTCGCGGACGTCAGCGCACTCGGCCGCGCCCGCCACTACACGACCGACCGCAAGCTCCCGATGTACTGCACTCCCGGCACCGTGGACCGCCTCGCGGCGATGGAGCCCAGTCCGGCCCCTGAGGAAATTTTCGACCTCCACGACCTCGACCCGGAGACCGACCTCGGCCCGTTCCGCCTCACCACCGCGCTCCTGCCGCACCACGTGCCGAATTACGGAGTCCGGCTCACCACATCCGGTTACACCCTCGCCTACACCGGCGACACCGAACCCGCTCCGCACCTGACGGACCTGGCCCGCGACGCCGACGTCCTTCTCTGCGAAGCGACCTGGCAAGGTGCGCCACCGGACGGTCCGCGCTACCTGATGACCGCCGCGGAAGCAGGTCGACTCGCCGCCGCGGCGAACGTCCGGACGCTGGTGCTCACACATTTCTGGCCGGGTTCCGACCGAGCGGTTTCGGTGGCCGAAGCCCGCGCCGAGTTCGCCGGGGAAGTGCTGGCCGCGGAAGAAGGACTCATGCTGAATCACGCATAA
- a CDS encoding exodeoxyribonuclease III: protein MRGVLIVSTVNVNGLRAAVKKGFVEWLAATEADVVACQEVRAEAAQLPASVVAPEGWFAAHAPSVVKGRNGVSLYSRVEPDEVRTGFGEPEFEDSGRYLEMHLPGVVVASLYLPSGDVGTERQDEKERFMDAFLPYLVELRAKSAAEGREVVVVGDWNIAYDTVDLKNWRGNQKNSGFLPEEREWMGRVYEAGYTDVQRRLDPEGPGPYTWWSYRGKAFDNDSGWRIDCQLATPGLAEKVKSVVVERAESYDQRWSDHAPVTATYDVPFPG from the coding sequence GTGCGCGGGGTGCTAATCGTCTCCACTGTCAACGTCAATGGCCTCCGGGCCGCCGTCAAGAAGGGCTTCGTCGAGTGGCTGGCCGCCACTGAGGCGGATGTCGTCGCGTGTCAGGAAGTGCGGGCCGAGGCCGCGCAGCTGCCCGCGTCCGTCGTCGCGCCGGAGGGGTGGTTCGCCGCGCACGCGCCTTCGGTCGTGAAGGGGCGCAACGGCGTCTCGCTGTACAGCCGCGTCGAGCCGGACGAGGTGCGCACCGGGTTCGGCGAGCCCGAGTTCGAGGACAGCGGGCGGTACCTGGAAATGCACCTGCCCGGTGTGGTGGTGGCGAGCCTGTACCTGCCGAGCGGCGACGTCGGCACCGAGCGGCAGGACGAGAAGGAGCGCTTCATGGACGCGTTCCTGCCGTACCTGGTCGAGCTGCGCGCGAAGTCGGCCGCGGAGGGTCGCGAGGTCGTCGTGGTGGGCGACTGGAACATCGCCTACGACACCGTCGACCTCAAGAACTGGCGCGGCAACCAGAAGAACTCCGGCTTCCTGCCCGAGGAACGCGAGTGGATGGGCCGCGTCTACGAGGCGGGCTACACCGACGTCCAGCGTCGGCTCGACCCGGAAGGTCCGGGCCCGTACACGTGGTGGTCGTACCGGGGCAAGGCGTTCGACAACGACTCGGGCTGGCGCATCGACTGCCAGCTGGCGACGCCCGGCCTGGCGGAGAAGGTGAAGTCGGTGGTGGTCGAACGGGCCGAGTCCTACGACCAGCGCTGGTCGGACCACGCGCCGGTCACCGCGACGTACGACGTGCCGTTCCCGGGCTGA
- the trpS gene encoding tryptophan--tRNA ligase has translation MSDEQNGRLRVLSGIQPTADSFHLGNYLGALRQWVRLQDTHETFYCVVDLHAITVEQDPKVLLERTRRSAAQLLAIGVDPARSALFVQSHVPEHAQLSWVLECQTGFGEAGRMTQFKDKAAKQGSDHASVGLFTYPVLMAADILLYQTNAVPVGEDQRQHLELTRNLAQRFNSRFGKTFVMPEPFIVKDTAKIYDLQEPTAKMSKSASTGNGLIELLEDPKRSAKKIRSAVTDTGREVRFDREEKAGVSNLLTIYSALTDRTIADLETAYEGKGYGDLKKDLAEVLVDWVTPLQESVQSYLDDVAELDRILAAGAQRAREVASATLASVYERVGFLPAS, from the coding sequence GTGTCTGACGAACAGAACGGTCGCCTGCGGGTGCTTTCCGGGATTCAGCCCACTGCCGACTCCTTCCACCTCGGCAACTACCTCGGCGCCCTGCGCCAGTGGGTGCGGCTGCAGGACACCCACGAGACCTTCTACTGCGTCGTCGATCTGCACGCGATCACCGTCGAGCAGGACCCCAAGGTGTTGCTGGAGCGGACGCGGCGTTCGGCCGCGCAGCTGCTCGCCATCGGGGTCGACCCGGCGCGCAGCGCGCTGTTCGTGCAGAGCCACGTGCCCGAGCACGCGCAGCTGAGCTGGGTGCTCGAATGCCAGACCGGCTTCGGCGAGGCCGGCCGGATGACCCAGTTCAAGGACAAGGCCGCCAAACAGGGCAGCGACCACGCGAGCGTCGGCCTGTTCACCTACCCGGTGCTGATGGCCGCGGACATCCTGCTGTACCAGACGAACGCGGTGCCGGTCGGCGAGGACCAGCGGCAGCACCTCGAGCTGACCCGCAACCTCGCGCAGCGGTTCAACAGCCGGTTCGGCAAGACGTTCGTCATGCCGGAGCCGTTCATCGTCAAGGACACCGCGAAGATCTACGACCTGCAGGAACCGACGGCGAAAATGAGCAAGTCGGCGTCGACCGGCAACGGGCTCATCGAACTGCTGGAAGACCCGAAGCGCTCGGCGAAGAAGATCCGCTCCGCGGTCACCGACACCGGCCGCGAGGTCCGGTTCGACCGCGAGGAGAAGGCCGGCGTCTCCAACCTGCTCACGATCTACTCCGCGCTGACCGACCGCACGATCGCCGACCTCGAGACCGCGTACGAGGGCAAGGGTTACGGCGATCTCAAGAAGGACCTCGCCGAGGTGCTGGTCGACTGGGTCACGCCGCTGCAGGAGAGCGTCCAGTCCTATTTGGACGATGTGGCCGAGCTGGACCGGATCCTCGCCGCGGGGGCACAGCGGGCGCGCGAGGTCGCGTCGGCGACGCTCGCGTCGGTGTACGAGCGGGTCGGGTTCCTGCCCGCCAGCTGA